A genome region from Camelina sativa cultivar DH55 chromosome 10, Cs, whole genome shotgun sequence includes the following:
- the LOC104718461 gene encoding phospholipase A1-IIgamma-like isoform X1 encodes MEEEDKKAMRCFSFKRIMKRKKKEEEEKLIVAKEFAKRWRDLSGLNHWKGMLQPLDQDLREYIIHYGEMAQAGYDTFNINTESKFAGASIYSRKDFFAKVGLEKAHPYTKYKVTKFLYATSQVHVPESFLLFPVSREGWTKESNWMGYVAVTDDQGTALLGRRDIVVAWRGSVQPLEWVNDFEFGLVNAKKIFGEKNDQVQIHQGWYSIYMSQDERSPFTKVNARDQVLREVGRLLDKYKDEEVSITICGHSLGAALATLNAADIVANGYNRPKSRPDKSFPVTAFVFASPRVGDSDFKKLFSGLEDLRVLRTRNLPDVIPIYPPIGYSEVGDEIPIDTRKSQYMKSPGNLATFHCLEAYLHGVAGTQGTAKADLFRLDVKRDVGLVNKSVDGLNVECMVPGKWRVLKNKGMVQQDDGSWKLLDHEIDDNEDYDL; translated from the exons atggaggaagaagacaagaaagcGATGAGGTGTTTTAGCTTCAAGAGAatcatgaagaggaagaagaaagaagaggaggagaagttgATAGTGGCTAAAGAATTCGCAAAGAGATGGAGAGATCTGAGCGGTCTAAACCACTGGAAAGGGATGCTACAGCCGTTGGATCAAGATCTCCGGGAATATATCATACATTACGGCGAGATGGCTCAGGCTGGTTATGATACTTTCAACATCAACACCGAGTCTAAGTTCGCTGGCGCTAGCATCTACTCTAGAAAAGACTTCTTCGCCAAG GTGGGTCTAGAGAAAGCACATCCGTACACAAAGTACAAAGTAACCAAGTTTCTATACGCGACATCACAGGTCCACGTGCCTGAGTCATTCCTATTGTTCCCAGTTTCACGTGAGGGATGGACAAAGGAGTCGAATTGGATGGGTTACGTGGCGGTAACAGACGACCAAGGCACGGCGCTTCTTGGCCGGAGAGATATTGTGGTTGCTTGGAGAGGCTCAGTTCAACCGCTTGAATGGGTTAACGACTTCGAATTCGGTTTAGTGAACGCCAAGAAAATCTTCGGTGAGAAAAATGATCAAGTTCAAATTCATCAAG GTTGGTATTCAATCTACATGTCTCAAGATGAACGATCACCTTTTACTAAGGTCAATGCTCGTGACCAG GTATTACGAGAGGTTGGGAGATTGTTGGATAAGTATAAGGACGAAGAAGTTAGTATAACTATCTGTGGTCATAGTCTTGGAGCTGCACTCGCGACGCTTAATGCTGCGGATATTGTGGCTAATGGTTATAACCGACCAAAGAGTCGTCCTGATAAGTCTTTTCCAGTTACGGCCTTTGTCTTTGCTAGTCCTCGTGTTGGGGATTCTGACTTTAAGAAACTCTTCTCCGG GTTGGAAGATCTCCGAGTGTTACGGACAAGGAATCTGCCGGACGTAATTCCGATATATCCCCCGATAGGCTACTCCGAGGTTGGAGACGAGATTCCAATAGACACAAGAAAGTCACAATACATGAAATCTCCAGGAAACCTCGCGACCTTCCACTGCCTAGAGGCTTACTTGCACGGCGTTGCAGGGACTCAAGGAACGGCCAAAGCTGACTTATTCAGACTCGATGTGAAAAGAGATGTCGGATTGGTCAATAAATCTGTGGATGGGTTAAACGTCGAGTGTATGGTCCCAGGAAAATGGAGGGTTCTTAAAAACAAAGGCATGGTCCAACAAGACGATGGCTCTTGGAAGTTATTGGACCATGAGATTGAtgataatgaagattatgatttgtga
- the LOC104718461 gene encoding phospholipase A1-IIgamma-like isoform X2: MEEEDKKAMRCFSFKRIMKRKKKEEEEKLIVAKEFAKRWRDLSGLNHWKGMLQPLDQDLREYIIHYGEMAQAGYDTFNINTESKFAGASIYSRKDFFAKVGLEKAHPYTKYKVTKFLYATSQVHVPESFLLFPVSREGWTKESNWMGYVAVTDDQGTALLGRRDIVVAWRGSVQPLEWVNDFEFGLVNAKKIFGEKNDQVQIHQGWYSIYMSQDERSPFTKVNARDQVLREVGRLLDKYKDEEVSITICGHSLGAALATLNAADIVANGYNRPKSRPDKSFPVTAFVFASPRVGDSDFKKLFSGLEDLRVLRTRNLPDVIPIYPPIGYSEVGDEIPIDTRKSQYMKSPGNLATFHCLEAYLHGVAGTQGTAKADLFRLDVKRDVGLVNKSVDGLNVECMVPGKWRVLKNKGMVQQDDGSWKLLDHEIDDNEDYDL, from the exons atggaggaagaagacaagaaagcGATGAGGTGTTTTAGCTTCAAGAGAatcatgaagaggaagaagaaagaagaggaggagaagttgATAGTGGCTAAAGAATTCGCAAAGAGATGGAGAGATCTGAGCGGTCTAAACCACTGGAAAGGGATGCTACAGCCGTTGGATCAAGATCTCCGGGAATATATCATACATTACGGCGAGATGGCTCAGGCTGGTTATGATACTTTCAACATCAACACCGAGTCTAAGTTCGCTGGCGCTAGCATCTACTCTAGAAAAGACTTCTTCGCCAAG GTGGGTCTAGAGAAAGCAC ATCCGTACACAAAGTACAAAGTAACCAAGTTTCTATACGCGACATCACAGGTCCACGTGCCTGAGTCATTCCTATTGTTCCCAGTTTCACGTGAGGGATGGACAAAGGAGTCGAATTGGATGGGTTATGTGGCGGTAACAGACGACCAAGGCACGGCGCTTCTTGGCCGGAGAGATATTGTGGTTGCTTGGAGAGGCTCAGTGCAACCGCTTGAATGGGTTAACGACTTCGAATTCGGTTTAGTGAACGCCAAGAAAATCTTCGGTGAGAAAAATGATCAAGTTCAAATTCATCAAGGTTGGTATTCAATCTACATGTCTCAAGATGAACGATCACCTTTTACTAAGGTCAATGCTCGTGACCAG GTATTACGAGAGGTTGGGAGATTGTTGGATAAGTATAAGGACGAAGAAGTTAGTATAACTATCTGTGGTCATAGTCTTGGAGCTGCACTCGCGACGCTTAATGCTGCGGATATTGTGGCTAATGGTTATAACCGACCAAAGAGTCGTCCTGATAAGTCTTTTCCAGTTACGGCCTTTGTCTTTGCTAGTCCTCGTGTTGGGGATTCTGACTTTAAGAAACTCTTCTCCGG GTTGGAAGATCTCCGAGTGTTACGGACAAGGAATCTGCCGGACGTAATTCCGATATATCCCCCGATAGGCTACTCCGAGGTTGGAGACGAGATTCCAATAGACACAAGAAAGTCACAATACATGAAATCTCCAGGAAACCTCGCGACCTTCCACTGCCTAGAGGCTTACTTGCACGGCGTTGCAGGGACTCAAGGAACGGCCAAAGCTGACTTATTCAGACTCGATGTGAAAAGAGATGTCGGATTGGTCAATAAATCTGTGGATGGGTTAAACGTCGAGTGTATGGTCCCAGGAAAATGGAGGGTTCTTAAAAACAAAGGCATGGTCCAACAAGACGATGGCTCTTGGAAGTTATTGGACCATGAGATTGAtgataatgaagattatgatttgtga